Proteins from a genomic interval of Rosa chinensis cultivar Old Blush chromosome 2, RchiOBHm-V2, whole genome shotgun sequence:
- the LOC112189068 gene encoding uncharacterized membrane protein YuiD gives MDEVMTAADATSGSAATSPPAWIPANLALISAFLACAVAQFLKLFTSWYKDRRWDSKRMLDSGGMPSSHSATVTALTVAVGLDQGTGGAAFALALVLALIVMYDATGVRLHAGRQAELLNQIVCELPPEHPLSAVRPLRDSLGHTPVQVVAGAILGCIVAYLMRAA, from the exons ATGGACGAGGTGATGACGGCTGCCGATGCGACCTCCGGCAGCGCCGCGACGTCGCCACCGGCATGGATCCCTGCCAACCTGGCTCTCATCTCCGCCTTCCTCGCCTGCGCCGTCGCCCAGTTCCTCAAGCTCTTCACGTCCTG GTATAAAGATAGGAGATGGGATTCGAAACGAATGCTGGATTCCGGAGGAATGCCGTCGTCGCATTCGGCGACGGTGACGGCGCTGACGGTGGCCGTTGGGCTAGACCAGGGCACCGGAGGAGCGGCTTTTGCTCTTGCCCTGGTCTTAGCGTTAATT GTAATGTATGATGCCACAGGAGTGAGACTTCATGCTGGTCGCCAAGCCGAa TTGCTGAACCAAATTGTGTGTGAGCTTCCTCCGGAGCATCCTTTGTCCGCTGTTAGACCCTTGCGTGATTCGCTTGGACATACTCCAGTACAG GTTGTTGCTGGTGCTATTTTGGGATGCATAGTAGCATATCTAATGAGGGCTGCTTAG